The DNA segment AAACTTGTGGACTGGGTCTATAATATGGATCATTATAGTAATAATTATTTACATAAGTTGTAGATTTTTCATATCCACCATCATAATATCCATTGTTGTATTGGTTATTTGGATTACCATAATAGTTATTTGAAACATAACTTTCATTTGGCCTTGTACTATTCGCAATAACAGCACCTAAAATTCCGCCAGCAACTTTAGCAGCATCTTTACCACTGCCATGTCCAATCTGATTTCCGATAGCAACACCCAAAGTTGCACCAACAACTGTATCTAAACCAATAGAATTGTTATTCGCAAAAAGTAGAGAACTTGAAATTAAAAATATTGATACAACTTTTTTCATAAGATATTCCTTCAAATTATAATTGTGAAAGAGTATCTATGATTTGTGGATATATTGT comes from the Aliarcobacter cibarius genome and includes:
- a CDS encoding glycine zipper 2TM domain-containing protein, coding for MKKVVSIFLISSSLLFANNNSIGLDTVVGATLGVAIGNQIGHGSGKDAAKVAGGILGAVIANSTRPNESYVSNNYYGNPNNQYNNGYYDGGYEKSTTYVNNYYYNDPYYRPSPQVSINYIGGHPRPHHYVPKHHHKKHGHNKHHNGPNYYDGGRTNFYGGFSYSR